A single window of Caldimicrobium thiodismutans DNA harbors:
- a CDS encoding flagellar protein FlaG, translated as MEIKGISVANTKVKSPEPKLELPIKSAQTLSELKEEILKSDHPLEGEITPNKNFQNQLKFIEKINKILTSINKALKIEIDKDLNIPVYKIIDLQTQEVLKQIPLEDILKLKKAITEILSKERQNQEALKGLFLEKEV; from the coding sequence ATGGAGATTAAGGGGATTTCTGTAGCCAATACTAAAGTAAAATCTCCTGAACCTAAACTTGAATTACCCATAAAATCTGCCCAAACTCTTTCTGAACTTAAAGAAGAGATTTTAAAAAGTGATCACCCATTGGAAGGAGAGATAACGCCTAATAAAAATTTTCAAAATCAACTAAAATTTATAGAAAAAATTAATAAAATTCTTACTTCAATTAATAAGGCTTTAAAGATTGAGATTGACAAGGATTTAAATATTCCCGTTTATAAAATTATTGATCTCCAAACTCAAGAGGTTTTGAAGCAGATACCCCTTGAGGATATTTTAAAATTAAAAAAGGCTATAACCGAGATATTATCCAAGGAAAGGCAAAATCAGGAGGCTCTGAAGGGCCTCTTTCTTGAAAAGGAGGTTTAA
- the argF gene encoding ornithine carbamoyltransferase, with amino-acid sequence MAIRHFLRIWDFSKDEVENLIERALSFKRERTWEVRLKGKILALIFEKASTRTRVSFESAMIKLGGETLFLSRQDLQLSRGEPIKDTARVLSRYVDAVVLRTYLQETIEEFARYSNIPVINGLSNRFHPCQVLSDIMTVIEKGKDLYKSKIVWIGDGNNVAQSWIEASALLGFPLVLCCPKGFEPEVSLLKEAKERFQAKIELIHSPEEALRSAEVINTDVWISMGQEEETQRRRDTFKGYTLTQELLNKAHPEAIVLHCLPAHRGEEITEDVLEGKNSVVWDQAENKMWFHMAILDFLIKGS; translated from the coding sequence ATGGCTATAAGGCATTTTTTGAGGATCTGGGATTTTTCAAAAGATGAAGTTGAAAATCTGATTGAGCGTGCCTTAAGCTTTAAAAGGGAGAGAACCTGGGAGGTGAGACTGAAAGGAAAGATCTTAGCTCTTATCTTTGAGAAGGCTTCTACAAGGACGCGTGTGTCCTTTGAGTCTGCCATGATAAAACTTGGAGGGGAAACCCTTTTTCTCTCCCGTCAGGACCTTCAGCTTTCAAGAGGTGAACCTATAAAAGATACAGCCAGGGTTCTTTCCCGTTATGTAGACGCTGTTGTTCTTAGAACTTATCTTCAAGAGACCATAGAGGAATTTGCCCGCTACTCTAACATCCCGGTTATTAATGGCTTATCAAATCGTTTTCATCCCTGTCAGGTTCTCTCAGACATTATGACTGTTATAGAGAAGGGCAAAGATTTATACAAAAGTAAGATTGTCTGGATAGGAGATGGAAATAATGTAGCCCAATCTTGGATTGAGGCAAGTGCTCTCCTTGGTTTTCCATTGGTGCTTTGCTGTCCTAAGGGGTTTGAACCAGAAGTTTCCCTCTTAAAGGAAGCTAAAGAGCGCTTTCAAGCCAAGATTGAGCTTATCCACTCTCCAGAAGAGGCTTTAAGGTCTGCTGAGGTTATTAACACTGATGTCTGGATCAGCATGGGGCAGGAAGAGGAGACCCAGAGAAGAAGGGATACCTTTAAGGGCTATACTTTAACGCAAGAGCTCTTAAATAAAGCCCATCCAGAGGCCATAGTCTTGCATTGTCTTCCTGCTCACAGAGGGGAAGAAATAACCGAAGATGTTCTTGAGGGCAAAAATTCCGTAGTTTGGGATCAAGCGGAAAATAAAATGTGGTTTCATATGGCCATCCTTGACTTTTTAATTAAAGGTTCTTAA
- a CDS encoding FKBP-type peptidyl-prolyl cis-trans isomerase — MNIERDSFVRLKYFMEIEGEKTPEWFSRPLEVSFIFGREAIPAIIERAINGKSEGEKVDLTIPPQSAYGPHLSYLVKEVDLKSLKHPEKVIPGEWYEEVSPYGSRTFFKVIEIRGDKVIADFNHPAAGKNVLMKIDILEVRPATAYEIMSAELRACGGG; from the coding sequence ATGAATATAGAGCGGGATTCCTTTGTTAGATTAAAATACTTTATGGAGATTGAAGGAGAAAAAACTCCTGAGTGGTTTTCAAGGCCCCTTGAAGTATCCTTCATATTTGGAAGAGAAGCTATTCCAGCCATAATTGAAAGAGCAATTAACGGAAAATCTGAAGGTGAAAAGGTTGACCTTACCATACCACCGCAATCAGCCTATGGTCCTCATCTTTCCTATCTTGTGAAAGAGGTGGACTTAAAATCTCTTAAACATCCAGAAAAGGTAATCCCAGGAGAGTGGTATGAAGAGGTATCTCCTTACGGGTCAAGGACTTTTTTTAAGGTAATTGAGATTCGTGGGGATAAAGTGATAGCAGATTTTAATCACCCTGCAGCTGGTAAAAATGTTTTAATGAAGATAGATATCCTTGAGGTCCGTCCTGCTACTGCTTATGAAATAATGTCAGCAGAACTCAGAGCCTGTGGTGGTGGCTGA
- a CDS encoding ABC transporter ATP-binding protein, with protein sequence MPLLEVRNLTVGQKVSNTLPILKDISFHLSEGEILGILGESGSGKSLTALSIINLLPPELKIYQGEIFFEGVNLLSLSDKKLTDLRGKRFSIIFQDPLSSLNPVLTIYEQMQELVYYHLGLKNSEGKDLILQTLREVGVPDPELRLKNYPHELSGGLRQRVMIGMAILCSPRLLIADEPTTALDLTIQMQILELLKSLNKERRLSIIFITHDLGILRWFAQKILVFYQGRILESGTATQIFQNPLHPYTKLLFDSYPGKGSKKIFLQETPNLQEVSFCDYYGRCLNPCKKALEEVPPLIEVEPDHFVRCFNCA encoded by the coding sequence ATGCCCCTTTTAGAAGTCCGTAATCTTACAGTTGGTCAGAAAGTATCCAATACTCTCCCTATCTTGAAGGACATTTCTTTTCATCTTTCTGAAGGAGAGATTCTTGGAATCCTTGGAGAAAGTGGCTCTGGAAAATCTCTTACCGCTTTAAGTATAATAAATCTTTTACCACCTGAACTTAAGATCTATCAAGGGGAAATTTTCTTTGAGGGAGTAAATTTGCTTTCCCTTTCTGATAAAAAGTTAACTGATTTAAGAGGTAAAAGATTCTCTATTATATTTCAGGATCCTTTAAGTAGTCTCAACCCGGTGTTAACAATATATGAGCAAATGCAGGAGCTTGTTTATTATCATCTTGGTCTAAAAAATTCCGAGGGAAAAGACTTAATACTTCAAACTCTAAGAGAAGTAGGGGTGCCTGATCCAGAGCTTAGGTTGAAAAATTATCCTCATGAACTTTCAGGGGGACTTCGCCAGAGGGTTATGATTGGAATGGCTATTCTCTGTTCTCCAAGACTTCTCATAGCGGATGAACCAACTACAGCTCTTGACCTTACCATTCAGATGCAGATTTTAGAGCTTTTAAAGTCTTTGAACAAAGAAAGGAGATTAAGTATTATTTTTATTACCCATGACCTTGGTATCTTGAGGTGGTTTGCCCAGAAAATTTTGGTTTTTTATCAGGGAAGAATCCTTGAATCAGGAACTGCGACTCAGATCTTTCAAAATCCCCTTCATCCCTACACAAAACTTCTCTTTGATTCTTATCCTGGTAAAGGAAGTAAAAAAATCTTCTTACAAGAAACCCCTAATTTACAAGAGGTATCTTTTTGTGACTATTATGGGCGATGTTTAAATCCCTGTAAAAAGGCTTTAGAAGAGGTTCCTCCTTTAATAGAGGTTGAACCAGATCACTTTGTTAGGTGTTTTAATTGTGCCTGA